From the Sphingomonas aliaeris genome, one window contains:
- a CDS encoding SAM-dependent methyltransferase: protein MNAVTPNRGRRFGMPKRRGGPGRERRASVDWLLNRFHGTFHRILDRIDAGLEVGAIEATLPDGTRRTLGGRKPGPVAIVDMPSWRAIVRLVTGGSAGWYVAWAAGDWSSPDPVPLFDLFMRNAVSLGETARSGGLVRFLGRLAHRLRRNDKQGSRRNIEFHYDLGNDFYGLWLDPGMTYSSAMFDSDAQSLEDAQATKLNAMLERTATAPGDTILEIGSGWGSFAEVAARAGRKVHSITLSAEQKAAVDLRMAEAGLTADVMVSITDYRDVAGQFDAIVSIEMVEAVGQEYWPSYLSAISKALKPGGRAAIQYILIDDAIFDSYARNVDFIQRYVFPGGMLLSESRFRALAEGQGLEWHDRSAFGLDYTETLKRWRIAFDAAVDGGFLPPEFDQHFVDLWRYYLMYCEGGFRGGGIDVAQVTLIKR from the coding sequence ATGAACGCGGTAACACCGAATAGAGGGCGCCGCTTCGGCATGCCCAAGCGCCGCGGCGGTCCCGGGCGGGAGCGGCGCGCGTCCGTCGATTGGCTGTTGAACCGGTTCCACGGCACATTCCATCGCATCCTGGATCGTATCGATGCCGGACTGGAAGTCGGCGCGATCGAGGCGACCTTGCCGGACGGTACACGGCGCACGCTCGGCGGACGCAAGCCGGGGCCGGTCGCGATAGTAGACATGCCCAGCTGGCGTGCGATCGTGCGTCTCGTCACAGGAGGATCAGCCGGCTGGTACGTCGCTTGGGCGGCGGGCGACTGGTCCAGCCCCGACCCTGTGCCTCTGTTCGATCTGTTCATGCGGAACGCCGTGTCGCTCGGCGAAACTGCGCGGTCGGGCGGGCTGGTCCGGTTTCTCGGTCGCCTCGCGCACCGCCTGCGCCGCAACGACAAGCAGGGGTCGCGCCGCAACATCGAATTCCACTACGATCTCGGGAACGATTTTTACGGTCTCTGGCTCGATCCCGGCATGACCTATTCCAGCGCGATGTTCGACAGCGATGCGCAATCGCTCGAGGATGCGCAAGCGACCAAGCTGAACGCCATGCTGGAACGAACCGCCACCGCGCCGGGCGACACGATCCTCGAAATCGGCAGCGGCTGGGGGTCTTTCGCCGAGGTCGCCGCACGTGCCGGTCGCAAGGTTCACAGCATTACACTGTCGGCCGAGCAGAAGGCCGCGGTCGATCTGCGCATGGCGGAGGCCGGGCTGACCGCCGACGTCATGGTATCGATCACCGACTATCGCGACGTCGCGGGTCAATTCGACGCGATCGTCAGCATCGAAATGGTGGAGGCGGTCGGCCAGGAATATTGGCCGTCCTATTTGTCGGCAATCTCGAAGGCACTCAAACCCGGCGGTCGCGCCGCGATCCAGTACATCCTGATCGATGACGCGATCTTCGATTCTTATGCCCGCAACGTCGATTTCATCCAGCGGTACGTCTTTCCCGGCGGCATGCTCCTGTCCGAAAGCCGTTTCCGTGCACTCGCGGAAGGGCAGGGGCTGGAGTGGCACGACCGCTCAGCCTTCGGACTGGATTATACCGAAACGCTGAAACGCTGGCGCATCGCGTTCGACGCGGCCGTAGACGGTGGGTTCCTGCCGCCGGAGTTCGACCAGCATTTCGTGGATCTGTGGCGTTATTACCTGATGTACTGCGAGGGCGGCTTCAGAGGCGGCGGGATAGACGTAGCGCAAGTGACTTTGATAAAACGATAA
- a CDS encoding serine hydrolase domain-containing protein, with the protein MANARMIVGVLAAVSLGGCATMPDRSASRGPIQIASNPADSARQQQIGASILFWDQAKRDATFPAMETVFPGDIVKRGSRVYPLPAGTPLPIDQATVDGYMAKYNTAGLIVLQDGKVRLERYARGYSAQGRYTSFSVAKSFTSTLVGAAIRDGYIKSVEEPVTKYIPELAGSGYDGVSIAQLLTMTSGVKWNEDYTDPKSDVAAMYARPVPAGDDPTVAYMRTLPRATAPGEKWVYKTGETNLIGVLVTKATGKSLASYLSEKVWRPFGMERDAFWMVDPSGQDVGGCCLSVSLRDYARMGVLALSGGKNIVAPGWFAEATAAKADVGRPGFGYGYQWWTYPDGRYGAQGIFGQSILIDPKRRIVIAMSSAWPRATGPDLSASRAEFQQALIDAASK; encoded by the coding sequence ATGGCGAATGCACGTATGATCGTGGGTGTCCTCGCGGCGGTATCGCTTGGAGGATGCGCCACGATGCCGGACAGATCGGCATCCCGGGGGCCGATCCAGATCGCCTCCAATCCCGCCGATTCCGCCCGGCAGCAGCAGATCGGCGCCTCCATCCTCTTCTGGGATCAAGCCAAGCGCGACGCGACCTTCCCGGCGATGGAAACCGTCTTCCCCGGCGATATCGTCAAGCGCGGGTCACGCGTCTATCCGTTGCCGGCAGGCACGCCCTTGCCGATCGATCAAGCGACGGTCGACGGCTATATGGCCAAGTATAATACGGCGGGTTTGATCGTCCTGCAGGACGGGAAGGTCCGGCTCGAACGCTACGCACGAGGCTATTCCGCGCAAGGCCGCTACACCAGCTTCTCGGTCGCTAAATCCTTCACCTCCACGCTTGTCGGGGCGGCCATTCGCGACGGCTATATCAAGTCCGTCGAGGAACCGGTCACCAAATACATCCCCGAACTCGCCGGCAGCGGGTATGACGGCGTCAGCATTGCACAGCTCCTGACGATGACCTCGGGCGTGAAATGGAACGAGGATTACACCGATCCCAAGTCCGACGTCGCCGCAATGTATGCCCGTCCAGTGCCCGCCGGAGACGATCCGACCGTCGCCTATATGCGGACCTTGCCTCGCGCGACCGCGCCGGGGGAGAAGTGGGTCTACAAAACCGGGGAAACCAACCTGATCGGCGTGTTGGTGACCAAGGCGACGGGCAAGTCGCTCGCTTCGTATCTTAGCGAGAAGGTCTGGCGTCCGTTCGGAATGGAACGCGACGCCTTCTGGATGGTCGATCCGTCCGGGCAGGATGTCGGCGGCTGCTGCCTGTCCGTCTCGCTGCGCGATTATGCGCGGATGGGCGTTCTTGCGCTCAGCGGGGGCAAGAACATTGTCGCACCCGGCTGGTTTGCAGAGGCAACCGCGGCCAAGGCCGATGTCGGACGCCCGGGGTTCGGCTATGGATATCAGTGGTGGACCTATCCCGACGGCCGTTACGGCGCGCAGGGCATCTTCGGGCAAAGTATTCTGATTGATCCGAAGCGCCGTATCGTCATCGCGATGTCCAGCGCCTGGCCGCGCGCGACCGGCCCCGATTTGTCCGCGTCGCGGGCGGAATTCCAGCAGGCGCTGATCGACGCGGCGTCGAAATAG
- a CDS encoding SDR family NAD(P)-dependent oxidoreductase has translation MALVTGASRGIGAATAKALAAAGAHVVLTARTAKDLEAVETAIFDAGGSATIAPLDLAATDSIGRLAVAIGERWPQLDILVLNAAMLGSLTPVPSIDAKELAQVLTLNISAQAAMITAFDPMLRASKRARVIGLTSSVGRKARAYWGLYGASKAAFEILLTSYGEEMERISSIRTAIVDPGATRTKMRERAYPGEDPASVKPPETVGDRIAALVIEDFETGHFERVG, from the coding sequence ATCGCCCTCGTTACCGGGGCAAGCCGCGGCATCGGCGCGGCGACCGCCAAGGCGCTTGCAGCCGCGGGCGCGCATGTCGTGCTGACCGCGCGCACCGCGAAGGACCTGGAAGCGGTCGAAACGGCGATCTTCGATGCGGGTGGCAGCGCGACGATCGCGCCACTGGATCTGGCGGCGACGGACAGTATCGGCCGTCTGGCGGTCGCGATCGGCGAACGCTGGCCGCAGCTCGATATTCTCGTCCTGAATGCGGCGATGCTCGGCAGCCTGACGCCGGTGCCAAGCATCGACGCGAAGGAACTGGCGCAAGTCCTGACGCTGAACATCAGCGCGCAGGCGGCGATGATAACTGCGTTCGATCCGATGCTGCGCGCGTCGAAGCGGGCGCGGGTGATCGGCCTGACGTCCAGCGTCGGGCGCAAGGCGCGCGCTTATTGGGGACTGTACGGCGCGTCCAAGGCGGCGTTCGAGATCTTGCTGACGTCTTACGGTGAGGAGATGGAGCGGATCAGCAGCATCCGGACCGCCATCGTCGATCCCGGCGCGACGCGGACCAAGATGCGCGAGCGGGCCTATCCTGGTGAGGATCCTGCATCGGTGAAGCCGCCCGAGACCGTCGGCGACCGGATTGCGGCTTTGGTGATCGAGGATTTCGAGACCGGACATTTCGAGCGGGTCGGCTGA